A portion of the Saimiri boliviensis isolate mSaiBol1 chromosome 1, mSaiBol1.pri, whole genome shotgun sequence genome contains these proteins:
- the UNC50 gene encoding protein unc-50 homolog isoform X1: protein MLPSTSLNSSVQGNGVLSSRDAARHTAGAKRYKYLRRLFRFRQMDFEFAAWQMLYLFTSPQRVYRNFHYRKQTKDQWARDDPAFLVLLSIWLCVSTIGFGFVLDMGFFETIKLLLWVVFIDCVGVGLLIATLMWFISNKYLVKRQSRDYDVEWGYAFDVHLNAFYPLLVILHFIQLFFINHVILTDTFIGYLVGNTLWLVAVGYYIYVTFLGYSALPFLKNTVILLYPFAPLILLYGLSLALGWNFTHTLCSFYKYRVK from the exons ATGTTACCGAGTACTTCATTGAATTCCTCAGTGCAGGGGAATGGAGTCCTGAGTTCCAGGGATGCAGCAAGACACACAGCCGGAGCAAAACGCTACAAATATCTGAGAAGACTTTTCCGCTTTCGGCAGATGGACTTTGAGTTTGCTGCCTGGCAGATGCTCTACCTGTTCACGTCTCCGCAGAGAGTTTACAGAAACTTCCATTACCGAAAACAGACTAAGGACCAGTGGGCCAGAGATGACCCTGCTTTCTTGGTACTGTTAAGTATCTGGCTCTGTG TGTCCACTATAGGATTTGGCTTTGTGCTGGACATGGGATTCTTTGAGACAATAAAGCTTCTCCTTTGGGTTGTATTCATAGATTGCGTAGGTGTTGGTCTTCTGATAGCAACTTTAATGTG GTTCATCTCTAACAAGTATTTAGTGAAACGACAGAGCAGAGACTATGATGTGGAATGGGGCTATGCTTTTGATGTGCATCTCAATGCTTTTTATCCACTCCTGGTCATTCTGCATTTTATCCAGCTTTTTTTCATCAACC ATGTTATCCTGACAGACACATTTATTGGATATTTAGTTGGAAATACCTTATGGTTGGTTGCAGTTGGCTATTATATCTATGTCACTTTCCTGGGATACAGTG cattgccatttttgaaaaatacagtaattctTCTGTATCCATTTGCACCTCTGATTCTACTCTACGGGCTGTCACTGGCACTGGGATGGAACTTCACCCATACTCTGTGTTCTTTCTATAAGTAcagagtgaaataa
- the UNC50 gene encoding protein unc-50 homolog isoform X2: MLPSTSLNSSVQGNGVLSSRDAARHTAGAKRYKYLRRLFRFRQMDFEFAAWQMLYLFTSPQRVYRNFHYRKQTKDQWARDDPAFLVLLSIWLCVSTIGFGFVLDMGFFETIKLLLWVVFIDCVGVGLLIATLMWFISNKYLVKRQSRDYDVEWGYAFDVHLNAFYPLLVILHFIQLFFINHVILTDTFIGYLVGNTLWLVAVGYYIYVTFLGYSDG; the protein is encoded by the exons ATGTTACCGAGTACTTCATTGAATTCCTCAGTGCAGGGGAATGGAGTCCTGAGTTCCAGGGATGCAGCAAGACACACAGCCGGAGCAAAACGCTACAAATATCTGAGAAGACTTTTCCGCTTTCGGCAGATGGACTTTGAGTTTGCTGCCTGGCAGATGCTCTACCTGTTCACGTCTCCGCAGAGAGTTTACAGAAACTTCCATTACCGAAAACAGACTAAGGACCAGTGGGCCAGAGATGACCCTGCTTTCTTGGTACTGTTAAGTATCTGGCTCTGTG TGTCCACTATAGGATTTGGCTTTGTGCTGGACATGGGATTCTTTGAGACAATAAAGCTTCTCCTTTGGGTTGTATTCATAGATTGCGTAGGTGTTGGTCTTCTGATAGCAACTTTAATGTG GTTCATCTCTAACAAGTATTTAGTGAAACGACAGAGCAGAGACTATGATGTGGAATGGGGCTATGCTTTTGATGTGCATCTCAATGCTTTTTATCCACTCCTGGTCATTCTGCATTTTATCCAGCTTTTTTTCATCAACC ATGTTATCCTGACAGACACATTTATTGGATATTTAGTTGGAAATACCTTATGGTTGGTTGCAGTTGGCTATTATATCTATGTCACTTTCCTGGGATACAGTG ATGGTTAG